A single window of Apodemus sylvaticus chromosome 4, mApoSyl1.1, whole genome shotgun sequence DNA harbors:
- the Mybphl gene encoding myosin-binding protein H-like → METATALETAACSQRQVDAAADPVDAEGPRTPHHQEAGSPALQLLPSIEEHPKIWLPRALRQTYIRKVGETVNLLIPFQGKPKPQATWTHNGRALDSSRVSVRNGEHDSILFIREVQRTDSGCYQLCVQLGELQATAAINILVIEKPGPPQSIKLVDVWGANATLEWTPPQDTGNTALLGYTVQKADKKSGLWFTVLERYHRTSCIVSDLIVGNSYAFRVFAENQCGLSDTAPVTADLAHIQKAATVYKAKGFAQRDLSEAPKFTQPLADCTTVTGYDTQLFCCVRASPRPKIIWLKNKMDLQGNPKYRALSQLGVCSLEIRKPSPFDGGIYTCKAINALGEASVDCRVDVKAPH, encoded by the exons ATGGAGACAGCCACTGCACTGGAGACTGCCGCATGCTCCCAGCGGCAGGTAGACGCGGCTGCTGATCCAGTGGATGCTGAAGGACCCCGGACTCCACATCACCAGGAGGCAGGCAGCCCCGCTCTGCAGCTCCTGCCCTCTATTGAAG AGCACCCCAAGATCTGGCTACCTCGGGCCCTGAGGCAGACTTACATCCGGAAGGTTGGGGAAACGGTGAATCTACTAATCCCGTTCCAG GGTAAGCCCAAACCTCAAGCTACCTGGACCCACAATGGCCGTGCCCTGGATAGCAGTCGTGTCAGCGTGCGGAACGGGGAGCATGACTCCATTCTTTTTATCAGAGAGGTCCAACGAACGGACTCAGGGTGCTACCAACTCTGTGTGCAGCTTGGTGAGCTGCAGGCCACTGCCGCCATCAATATCCTGGTGATCG agaagccaGGTCCTCCTCAGAGTATTAAGTTGGTGGATGTTTGGGGCGCCAATGCTACTCTGGAATGGACACCTCCACAAGATACAGGCAATACAGCTCTCCTGGGATACACGGTGCAGAAGGCTGACAAAAAATCCGGG CTCTGGTTCACAGTACTGGAGCGTTATCACCGAACCAGCTGCATTGTCTCCGACCTCATTGTTGGCAACTCCTATGCCTTCCGTGTCTTTGCCGAGAACCAGTGTGGGCTCAGCGACACAGCCCCTGTCACAGCTGACCTTGCCCACATCCAGAAAGCAG CTACCGTTTACAAGGCCAAGGGGTTTGCCCAGCGGGACCTCTCAGAAGCTCCCAAGTTCACCCAGCCTCTGGCGGACTGCACTACAGTCACTGGCTATGATACCCAGCTCTTCTGCTGTGTGCGTGCCTCTCccagg CCCAAGATCATCTGGCTAAAGAACAAAATGGACCTCCAAGGCAATCCCAAGTACAGAGCCCTCAGTCAGCTGGGGGTCTGCTCCCTGGAAATCCGCAAGCCCAGCCCCTTCGATGGAGGCATCTACACCTGCAAGGCCATCAATGCTCTGGGGGAGGCATCCGTGGACTGTCGGGTGGATGTTAAAG